Proteins from one Embleya scabrispora genomic window:
- a CDS encoding (2Fe-2S)-binding protein, with the protein MTVLDLHQPAPCPAFAETFRALGAACPLITVEPGRPAVGMLHASRMAEDPDVLAEMLAAERTRIGATLAAEPRDDAVAMWALHGYAWYACLMLTGPWFLRRRVPLVALDEVWIAPGSERVGRSFTVTSNTFACLPDDPDANAPGARVVADEAALRALLLDRVAEHVEPLLAAFRPHLRRGERVLWSMVADEVVSGVWYLGRTLGEGDRAVRELGELLPGDVGRFKREAGFRVLAGTEGRSHCNRTQSVCCLWYTLDPAALCSTCPRASDARQVAILEGRG; encoded by the coding sequence ATGACCGTGCTCGATCTTCATCAGCCCGCCCCGTGCCCCGCGTTCGCGGAGACCTTCCGCGCGCTCGGTGCCGCGTGCCCGCTGATCACGGTCGAGCCCGGACGCCCCGCCGTCGGCATGCTGCACGCCTCGCGGATGGCCGAGGACCCCGACGTGCTCGCCGAGATGCTGGCCGCCGAGCGCACCCGGATCGGCGCGACCCTGGCGGCCGAGCCGCGCGACGACGCGGTCGCGATGTGGGCGCTGCACGGCTACGCCTGGTACGCCTGCCTGATGCTGACCGGCCCGTGGTTCCTGCGCCGCCGGGTCCCGCTGGTGGCACTGGACGAGGTGTGGATCGCGCCCGGGTCCGAGCGGGTGGGCCGCTCCTTCACGGTCACCTCGAACACCTTCGCCTGCCTGCCCGACGACCCCGACGCGAACGCGCCCGGCGCGCGCGTGGTGGCCGACGAGGCGGCGCTGCGGGCGCTGCTCCTCGATCGGGTGGCCGAACACGTGGAGCCGCTGCTGGCGGCGTTTCGACCGCATCTGCGCCGGGGGGAGCGGGTGTTGTGGTCGATGGTGGCCGACGAGGTGGTGAGCGGCGTCTGGTATCTGGGCCGCACCCTCGGCGAGGGCGATCGCGCGGTGCGTGAACTGGGCGAGTTGCTTCCCGGTGATGTCGGTCGGTTCAAGCGCGAGGCGGGGTTTCGGGTGCTTGCGGGGACCGAGGGGCGCAGTCACTGCAATCGCACGCAGAGCGTGTGCTGTCTTTGGTACACGCTGGATCCGGCTGCGCTGTGCAGTACGTGTCCGCGGGCGTCGGATGCGCGGCAGGTGGCCATTCTCGAGGGCCGCGGCTGA